A window of Photobacterium toruni genomic DNA:
AAGTTACCACGGGTTTCGCCTTTGGCTGGAATACGCGCTAGGCAATATGGCATTGGCTCGCCATCAACCACTAAAATACGTTTATCACCGTTACTGATATCAGGCACAAATGTTTGCGCCATGCAGTAGTTTTCACCCATTGCGGTTAGCGTTTCAATGATCACAGATACGTTAGGATCATTTTTCATTACGCGGAAAATAGACGAGCCACCCATACCATCAAGTGGTTTTAGAATCACATCACCGTGCTGTTGGTGAAATGCTTTTAGTTTCTCAGCACGACGAGTCACAATCGTGGTTGGCGTTAGCTCTGGGAACCATGCAGTAAATAGCTTTTCATTACAATCACGTAGGCTTTGCGGTTTATTAACGATTAATGCACCGTTATCTTCTGCGCGCTCAAGAATGTAAGTCGCATAAATGTATTCAGTATCAAACGGAGGATCTTTACGCATTAATACCGCATCAAGATCAGCGAGTGGGATCTCTTGCTCATTATGGAATTCAAACCAGTCGTTTGGATCTTTTTTTACAGTGACAGTGCGCGTACGTGCAATTGCAACACCTTGCTCTAAAGAAAGATCACTCATTTCTATATAGTGTAATTCCCAACCACGATGTTGTGCTTCCATCATCATGGCAAAGGTTGAATCTTTTTTGATATTGATAGACTGGATAGGGTCCATCACAATACCTAGCTTGATCATTGTTTTCTCCTGATTACTTAGCCTAGATCACCAAAGCGAACTTGCAGTGCGGTAATGGCTGTCATTGCGGTAGTCTCAGTGCGTAATACACGTGGGCCTAATAAGATTTCGTCAAATTTATATTGCTCTGTCATGCTAATTTCTTCAGCAGACAAGCCACCTTCAGGACCAATCAATAACCGAACTTTCGTTACTGGGGTAGGGAGGGTGTTAATAGAATAATGCGCTCGAGGGTGCAAATTCAGTTTTAGACCATCATATTCTTCTGCGCACCATTGCTCCAGTTTCATTACAGGGCGAATGGTTGGTACGACATTACGGCCACATTGCTCACAGGCTGCAATAGCGATTTTTTGCCACTGTTCAAGTTTTTTCTCAAAGCGTTCAGCATTGAGTTTAACGCCACAACGCTCTGAAATAAGTGGTGTAATGGTGTTAACACCCAACTCAACTGATTTTTGAATCGTGAACTCCATTTTATCACCGCGTGAAATCACTTGGCCTAAGTGAATATCTAAGGGTGATTCAATACTGTGTTCAATGCGCTCTTGAATCTCAACTTCAACACTTTTTTTGCTGGCGCTGCTAATAACAGCAGGGAACTCAGCGTTACTGCCATCAAACAGTAATACTTGTTGTCCAACTTGCATACGCATAACGCGGCCAACATGGTTAGCCGCATCGTCGCTAAGCATAACCGTACCTTGGCTTGGTAAAGGTTGTGGATGGTAAATTCGTGGAATTCTCATGATGCGGTCATCTGTCGTAATGATTGAGTAATATCAGATATTACCACGGTTAGCGGCAGAGGGAGGGCAAAAGTTAATGTCTGAAATCGCCTAAATAGAGCCGAATAAACAATAATGGTCGCGTTAAATGATGACCATTATTATCAGAGAATATTTGGTTTATCAGTTAGGCGTAAACCAAATATTTATGGGGCTGTTTACGCCATTACCGCAAAGCGAGGGAGGGGAGGATATCAAAAATTGGCTTTTTCACATGCCTCAACAACGAAAGTATTGTGATTACCTTGTTTAGCCGCAATCAGTTGATCACGTTGGCACTCCCATTGTGTCACTGGGTATTGTTTATGCCATGCTGCCATTAATTGTCGTTGCTGTTTTGATAGTGAAAAATCATATTGTTGGTTCATGTATAAGTAAGTACGCGCTATTGCTCCACGTGCTGATTCTGGAGGGTTTGCGCGTTTATTTTTAAAATCTATTCGCATTTTGCATTGCCCATAACTAACACCACTATCGTCATTCCAAGGTCTGAAATTAAAGTTAGAACGATCGCCATTTACCTCTCCGATAGCTGGGGTTAAATTGTGAAGATCAGCCTCCATTACTCTAAATTTTTGAACCTTCTTACAGGCTTTGCGGCCGCCTTCTTGCCAACACTGAAGTTGATGACCAAATTGCCATGCAGGAACAACATGCTCCCACTCAATACGACTTGCGCGTCGCTGTTGTTTTCTGACTTTATAACCACATTGTTCTAATTCAGGTACACCTTTTTTATTGACCCATTTAATTGGGCAGCCACAATAAAAACTAACGGGATGTGCTTGATAGATTTCAACAGCGATTTTTTTTGATTTAGCAAAAGAGGTTGAAGAAGAAGGGTCTGCAACAGTAACTGTAGGTATCAATGCGGCGAAGATAAGCCAGTTAGATGGAAATTTCATTGAATATCCCAATAAAAAATAAACAGTAGTTTTAGCTTACTGATATTTATCTTTTTGGGAGGGTGCAGACGCTATGCTGTAACTGTTAATTCACGTTATTACTATAACTGAACATTATTCTGATTATTGAGCATCAGTCTTATATTGTAACGGTTGTTTGCATTTGCGACAGTGGTAGCTCGCTTGACCGCGTTTAACCTTATTATGGCGACGAATAGTGAGTGGGTATTCACTACATGGGCAGTGGTAAATATAAGTTGTGCCTGCTACTGAACTGACATTAAAGTTGTGAGTAGTTTTAGGTTCGACATTAAACACAGCTGTCATGATTATTTGCCATTCGCGACCATGAGGACGAACGCGACCAAAGTGTTTAAATACCACTAAATGGGCAACTTCGTGAGCAACTACCTCATTGATAAAGGCATCAGGATTTTCAGCCAGCAAGATGGGGTTAAAGCGTAATTCCCATTTTTGTAGATGGGCTGTTCCGGCAATTTTTCCACGCTGATTAAAATTTACAGTGGGCATAGGCAGGCGTTTATTGAGGCGTTGATTAGCATGTTTGATGCAGCACTCTACGTGAGTAAGCACTTGCTTTTGTAGCGGTGTCATAGTGTGAAATACCCTAGATTAATCGATTGTGCAGCAGAGAATAAACGTGATCGACTATACACGGCAGGATAAATATTGACGATTATTTTATTTTATATATAAAAAAGGGACGAATAATCGTCCCTTAGTATTTGATAAACTTAAATTTATTATTATTTAAGTTTAGCGAAGTCGCGTAGTGCGTCTACTTTGTCTGTTTTTTCCCAAGGGAATTCTTCACGACCAAAGTGACCATATGCAGCCGTCTTTTTGTAGATAGGCTGAAGTAGGTTTAACATTTCTTGTAGGCCGTATGGGCGTAGGTCGAAGTGTTGACGAACTGCTTCAATGATAATTTCTTGATGGACTTTCTCAGTACCGAACGTTTCAATCATGATAGACGTTGGATCAGCAACACCGATAGCGTATGAAAGTTGAATTTCACAACGGTCAGCCATACCAGCGGCAACGATATTTTTCGCTACATAACGTGCTGCGTATGCTGCTGAACGGTCAACTTTTGATGGATCTTTACCTGAGAATGCACCGCCGCCGTGACGTGCTGCACCGCCGTAGGTATCAACGATAATTTTACGACCTGTTAAGCCACAGTCACCCATTGGGCCACCGATAACGAAACGACCGGTTGGGTTGATAAAGAATTTAGTTTCTTTACGTAACCACTCTTCAGGTAGTACGGGTTTGATGATTTCTTCCATTA
This region includes:
- the gshB gene encoding glutathione synthase: MIKLGIVMDPIQSINIKKDSTFAMMMEAQHRGWELHYIEMSDLSLEQGVAIARTRTVTVKKDPNDWFEFHNEQEIPLADLDAVLMRKDPPFDTEYIYATYILERAEDNGALIVNKPQSLRDCNEKLFTAWFPELTPTTIVTRRAEKLKAFHQQHGDVILKPLDGMGGSSIFRVMKNDPNVSVIIETLTAMGENYCMAQTFVPDISNGDKRILVVDGEPMPYCLARIPAKGETRGNLAAGGRGEARPISDTDRKIAETVAPILKQKGLIFVGLDVIGDKLTEINVTSPTCICEIEAAFDISITGKLMDAIERRINAN
- the rsmE gene encoding 16S rRNA (uracil(1498)-N(3))-methyltransferase, with the translated sequence MRIPRIYHPQPLPSQGTVMLSDDAANHVGRVMRMQVGQQVLLFDGSNAEFPAVISSASKKSVEVEIQERIEHSIESPLDIHLGQVISRGDKMEFTIQKSVELGVNTITPLISERCGVKLNAERFEKKLEQWQKIAIAACEQCGRNVVPTIRPVMKLEQWCAEEYDGLKLNLHPRAHYSINTLPTPVTKVRLLIGPEGGLSAEEISMTEQYKFDEILLGPRVLRTETTAMTAITALQVRFGDLG
- a CDS encoding endonuclease encodes the protein MKFPSNWLIFAALIPTVTVADPSSSTSFAKSKKIAVEIYQAHPVSFYCGCPIKWVNKKGVPELEQCGYKVRKQQRRASRIEWEHVVPAWQFGHQLQCWQEGGRKACKKVQKFRVMEADLHNLTPAIGEVNGDRSNFNFRPWNDDSGVSYGQCKMRIDFKNKRANPPESARGAIARTYLYMNQQYDFSLSKQQRQLMAAWHKQYPVTQWECQRDQLIAAKQGNHNTFVVEACEKANF
- a CDS encoding SprT family zinc-dependent metalloprotease, with the translated sequence MTPLQKQVLTHVECCIKHANQRLNKRLPMPTVNFNQRGKIAGTAHLQKWELRFNPILLAENPDAFINEVVAHEVAHLVVFKHFGRVRPHGREWQIIMTAVFNVEPKTTHNFNVSSVAGTTYIYHCPCSEYPLTIRRHNKVKRGQASYHCRKCKQPLQYKTDAQ